The following DNA comes from Deltaproteobacteria bacterium.
AGTACTTAGAGATGAAAGGTTTGATAAAATAACTAGTTCCCATACAACCGTAGCTTCTGGAACTTCTAATAGTAAATATGCTAATTATCCACTTGCCCTTAAGGTAGATCCAAAAAAGATAGAAGGCCTAAAACTTGATAAACCAACCTTTTTTCTCGCTAACCTGTTGTACACGATAGATAAACAAAAGTATTTTGCTGGGCAACCATTTATTGGACGTCTTAGTGAAAGTCTTATGAAACAATTTGACGTACTGCTAGTACTTGCCCTACAAATAGACTTATATAAGTAACCCCCCCCGTATACTCTTTGATCTTTAGTTCCAACCCTACCAACCCAAGTACAAAGATAATGGATACTTAAACTAGGCCCCGCGAAGGGGCCTTTTTGTCGGGGATTTTTTGGGGAGGCGTTTTTTGTAACGTGTAATAAAAATGGGTCTGACTGGATGGAGCCAGACCCATTTTTATTCTATGGCTGGGGGACCAGGATTCGAACCTGGATTGACGGAGTCAGAGTCCGCTGTCCTACCGTTGAACGATCCCCCAGTCTGAATATTAATTTACCTGAAGTCCTGTGATGCGTCAACGCCTTTTATACTGTGAACCTCTTTGCGCTTTTGCTCCCCCCAGGGCACCGAGAACCGCCAACCCCGGATTATGCGATGCCCGTCCGCTTCTTTTCCTCTAACGAAGCTTTTCTAACAACTTATCAGGAGCGACAATCAAGATATCCTTGAAACTCATCAAGTTTAGTAGATGACTATCACCGGTTATTATATAATCAGCCCAAGCTTCCAAGGCACATTCCAAGATCCGATTGTCATCTGGATCTTCAGCCACTACTTCGATTCTCTGTGATGGATAGACGAAATCAGCTAGACCAATCAGCTCAGCAAGAATCGTCTGCACTACCTCTGCGCTGAAATCGAACCTCGGTCTTCGTAATACTCCCTTTAGTTCTTCCAATATCGGTTCTGAAACACAGACCTGTATCTCCCCTCTGAAAGCTAATTCAAGAATCCGCCTCGGTTTACCACCAAACAGAATCGCAGAAGTCAGGACATTTGTGTCCAGAACAACTTTGATCATCTACTTCTTTTTCTCTTTTCGATAAGCAGCGATTTCCTCCTTGATATCCGTTTCCGTGATTCCCTTTGTTTCAGCCTTGATTCGACCAAGGTCAAAGACCCTTTTCCACTTCCGCTTACGCTCAATATACCCCCTGGCCGCCTCACGAATGAGTTCTGAGCGAGATCGCGATTCTTCTTCCGCTACCTGATCAATTTGCTTGAGTAATTCTTTATTGAAAGATATGTTGACTGTGCTGGATTTCATATCAGACCCTCCATACATACAAAGTATATATACAATCTTTGTATATTGTAAAGTGATATCTACAAGGTGATGTTACATTGGTATAGTCATGGTTGCTAGGGAGGTGTGAGGGGGTATAGGCAGCATCAATCAGTTCCTGAGGCAACAAAGAAGTAGTAGATAGGTCTATACCACGTGCCTGTTATACCTTCCATGTCTTCTCTTGAGAGGGTTTGCCCTCTGCCCTTACCTTGATCAGCTCCGCGACGATGCTCACGGCGATCTCCTCAGGGGTCTCTGCATTGATTGCGAGGCCGATGGGGGCATGGACCCTCCCCAATTCCTCTTTGGTATAGTCCTCCTGCCTCAGTTGTTGATAGATGAGGTCCCGTTTCCGGCGGCTCCCGATCATCCCGATGTAGCGGCACTCTATGGGCAAGACCTGCTTCAAGACCGTGTAGTCGTGCATGTGTCCTCGGGTGGCGATCACCATATAGGATTCCCTGTCTGGATCGATCTTTTGCCCAACCCCTTCGAATTTCTCCACCCATATCTCGTCGGCTTGAGGCAAATGTTCTCGGTTGGCGTATTCTGCGCGGTCGTCGATGACGATGACCTTGAACCCCACCATATTGGCCACGGGGGCGAGATGGCGGGATATGTGTCCTGCCCCGAAGATGTATAGGGTGGGTTCGGAGAAGATCGGTTCCAGATATAAGTCTCCCCCTCGATAGGGGAGGAGTTGAACCTTCTTCTCTTTTATGACCTTTCGGGCTTCTGTGAGGGCATCCCCTTCTAACCTTAAGGAACCCAAGCCCTTTCCATCGGGGAATACAAGCCCCTTGGTCCCCACTGCCTCCCGCAAGGGTTCGGTGGCGATAAAGGTGGCCAAGGCTACCTCCCCTCCCCTCTTTTTTATTTCAAGCAGCGTGGCATAGAGCTCTCTGAGCCCTGGTAAGAGAGGTTCAATGAGGACCTCGACGTTTCCCCCACACAGCATCTCCGTTTCGGCCACCTCCTGGCCGGTGAGGTGAAAGGCCAAGACCTTCGCCTCTCCCGGGGTCCATACCCCTTTGGCCTCTTTCAGGACCTCGGCCTCAATGCGTCCGCCCCCCACGCTCCCTAGGGACGACCCATCCGCCCTGATCAACATCTGGGCCCCTCTTTTTCTGGGGGCAGAGCCCACCTGTTGGATGACAGTGGCCAGGATTACCTTTTTTCCCTCTGTCAAGAGCCGCAGGATCTCCTCATAGATCTCTCTCATCTGTGCCCTTCCTCCTGATGACCTCCACTATGGGACGGCGGTAAAAGAGCCTTCCCAGCACAACACCCTCTATCCGTTGATCCCCGTTGCGCAAGACCTCATGGGCCACCTCCCTTCCCCCCTCCAGCCCTTCCTGGGTCTCGACCTTGTTGAGAAAGGGGATGACTCTTGCCCTCGGAGGGGTGCCCTTGATAAGCCCCTGGGGGTGGATGATCAAGCTGGCTATGACTTGGGGGGTGATGGGATCCCCTATTGTTGCCCCTGTCAGCTCCGCGATGCGACTAGGGCGAAAGGCCGCTTCTTCGCCCAAGGGTCTTCCCAGGGCGTCGATTCCCACCATGGGGATGAGGAGGGATGTAGCTGGGGGAACTACCGGTTCATGGTCTGCGGGGGCCTTGATAGGGAGCCTCTTGGCCCCATCAGCCTCTACGATGATATGGTCTATTGGTAGTTCCTGATCTATTCTCTCTATCAAATCAGGACTCACCTCCCCTATTTTTTCTCCTGCAAATTTCTTGGCAGCCAACGTGACATGGCCGTAGGAACTAAGCCCTTCCCGCACCAATTCCATGGCCCGCGTATGGTTCTCTTCTATTATCAAATAGGAAACTTGTTCTCCAGTGGGCTCAAATATCTTGGTAGTAGTAGTAGTTATGACCTTGGCACCCCTTGCACAGAGTTCTTCTGCCAGGGCGAACAGCAGGGCCGTCTTTCCCCCTGCTCCCACCAAGGATATGATCTCATGGTGCCCGAGGCAGAGGGCCTGGGCTAAACCAAGGTCTCCTCCTCCTCCTACCTCCTCCTTTCCCTTTCTCAGGATTACCCACAGGCCCCCCTCCTCCGAGATCTCTGCCTCCTCTTCCAGGGACGCCTCCTGGATCATCCTGGCTACCTCCTCCTTTGTTGTCCATCTCTTTCCCAGCAGTTTGTTTAACCGCTTTGACTCCTCGGCTTTCTCCCCTATCAAGGCCAGAGGGGTGTGGGGCCCATACCCACCCCCCAAGATGGCAAGCCCTTCTGGTCTCAGCACCCGGTAGACCTCCTGTAGGATGGAGGGGGAGAGGAAGAAAAAGGCCCCTCGGAAGATCACTAGGTCAAAGCTTTGGTTCAGAAAGACCAAAGGGAACAGAGGAGAGGGTTTAAACATTATCCTCTTGGCATGGGTGGTCCCCCTTATCTCTTCTTTCAGGGGGTCGAAAAGCTCCAACAGTTCCCCGGCAATTACTATCTTCCAATGTGGTGAGAGGGAGAGGAACTCCTTGCTGATCCCCCCGGAAAAGGGGCCCAGTTCCAGCACGTCCCCCTCCTGGTCGCCATATAGGTCCATTACATAGCGGGCCAGGTAGGGATAGACCTCCTCCCAAAGCCTATTTACCTCTCTGATTACCCTGGGGTTCATCCATTAAAGGTTGAAGTGCGCAAGGATGGCCTCCAGGACGCTTCCCCCGACGGCCCTTGCCTTATCCGAAATGGTATAGCAATTTTCCCTTACCCCTCTGGGGTCCACGTCACCGGCCTTTAATCCCTTGTGCACCTCCGTTCCCTCCCGTAGCAGCCCCCTGATCACCCCCTCTATGGCCGTCCTCATCGGCTCCCCTTCTACCCAGGCTATTACCTCCCCCCTTTTGACCATGTCCCCGATCCTCTTCGCCAGGCGAAAGGTACCATCCCTGGGTGCCCGCACGACCCTTTGGGCACTCACCCCGGCGATCTCCCCAGGCACCCCAGTGTCCGGTTGGGCCGGGCCGTTGTAGATGACCCTCCCCAGGTAATGCCCCCTGTTGGTCTCGACGACCACATCTACATCCTTCCCCGCCCAGAAACCTGGTCCCAGACCGATGACCAAGGGTGCATCCCCTTTATATGTGCCGGTATTTCTTTTGGCCAAGATGGCGTCCACGATCACATGGGGCCTCATAACCTCCCTGGAGGTCCCCTCAGGGTCGATGAGCAGCGGGATCTTTCCCTCCTCCCAGGTGGCATAGACCTCTTGGGGGGAGGGGATGTGTTTGGCCGTTATCCCTTCTACCTCTTTTTCTTCTTGGAAGATGGCCTCGCAGAAGGAGACCTCCCTCCTGATGCAGAGGGGTTGCGGGATTTCGGTCAGGAAGACCTTCAGATGTGAGCTAAAGAGCCTGTGGGCCACCCCGCTGGCCATCTCCCCCCCTCCCTTGATCATCACGAGGAGGTTCCTTAGGGGGGTCCTCTCGTCCATCAGTTTAACCTTTACCAAAGGGGCAGATGGGGAAGCGGCAGACCTCACACCCCAGGCACAGCCCCCCATGCCCCATCCTTATTATCTCCTTGCGGGTGATTTGCTCTCCGGCCAATACCCGGGGGAAGATGAGGTCAAAGATGGTGGTTTGATAGTAAAAGACGCAGGCGGGAAGCCCCAGCAGGGGGATCCCGTCCAAGAGGGCATAGAGGAACATCGCCCCGGGAAGGACAGGAGAGCCATAGGAGATGATCTCTGCCCCTGCCTCCTCTATCCCCCTTTTGGTGACATCGCCGGGGTCGATGGAGAGTCCGCCCGTGCTCAAGAAGACCTCTCCCCCCATATCCTTCAACCGCAGCAAGGAGCTGGCGATTTGTTCGGGGTCATCCGGGACAATGACCTTCTCCAAGATGTTGGCCCCGTAACCTTTTATTTTTCTCCCCACCATTTCGTCAAAGCTGTCCCTGATCCGCCCATGATAGACCTCATTGCCGGTCACCATCACCCCCACCCTCTTCAACTGATAAGGGAGGATGTCCACCACCTTTTTATTCCTGCAACTGTCCTCCACCCATTTAACCCTCTGCTCGGCAATGGTTAAGGGGATTATCCTGGTAGCGGCCACCGTGGTTCCCTCTTTGCAGGGGGTATTGTTGTGGAGGGTGGAGACGATGATGTCTCCCATGGAGTTGATCCCCTCTAAGAGGGCTATGTCTATCCGCAGCAATCCCCTCCATCTGGCCTGCAAGGAGACCTTGCCTTCCTCTGGGCTGGAGAATTCTATACCTGGGCCGGCGATGGCCCGGGCGATGCGCATCCCCGCCTCATCCTCATGAAGCTCCCCTTCCCCAAGCTCCAGTACATATATGTCCTCATTTCCCGTATCCAGGAGTAGGGGGATATCCTCCTCTTGGATGATGTGACCCTTCTTGAAGACCGCCCCCTTGAACTCGCCCGGTACTATCCTGGTGAGGTCATGCCCCACTACCATCCCGATGGCCTCTTTTACCTTTACCTTGCGCATCCTTCCTCCTATCTACTGAAATTATATCTTAACGATCCCAAGGCCCATTGTCAATCTGTCCCTAAGACACCCTTTTTGGAAGAGAAGTTGTAAAAGGCCCCCCAAAAAGCTATAATCAAGTTTGAAAAATATTTTAGGGTTGCAAGATGAAAAGATAGGGAGAAGAAGAGTTTTCTTGGCGTCTCAAGTCTTGATATAAAATCTGGAGGTTTAATAGGTTATGAAGATAAAGATTGGGTTTATTTGTTCATTTTCCATGCAGAAAGAGATGATAAAAAGGGTAGCTGATGAGCTTTACGATAAAGTAGAGGTATTAATTGACCTAGGGGTTTTGGAGGAGGCTATACCAAATGCAAGGGGCCTGGAAAGGTCGGGGGCTGAGGTTATTGTGAGTTGGGGAGGCACTGCCGCTTTATTAGAAAAGGGACTCTCTACCCCGGTAGTCAGCATTCGGATTCCGGATTTTGACGTTATGAGGGCGGTTAAACAGGCGGGCAAGTTTGGGGAAAAGATCGCTCTTATGACTCCTGAACCCTTGAGTGGGTTGGACCTATTAGAAGAGCTGTATGGTGTCAAGATTAAGCAGGTTATCTTTAGCAACCAAAACGATTTTAGGTATGGAATGATAGAGGCATTTAACGAAGGTTATGAAGTGGCCATAGGCAAAAGTTATGTCACCCTCGATATGGCTAAAGAGTACGGTAAAAAAGCGGTCTTAATTACCTACAATCTGGAGAGCGTAAGACAGGCCTTTCACGAAGCTATAAGGATTGCTACCCTCAGACGAAAAGAAAGAGAGGAATATACCCGTTTAGAAACAATATTTAATTCTTTGACTGAGGGTGTTGTTGTCGTTGACAATCTGGAAAGAGTTACTTTATTTAACCCTGCGGCAGAGAGGATCTTGGGTATCAACACCCATGAGGCTTTGGGCCAACCCATCAGTAGTATATTGCCTTATAACCGGATTACAGAGGCATTGAAGCATGGGACAAGTTTAGATAATGACTTTCTTACTGTTGGGGGTACTAACATCATCGCCTCTCATATGCCTATCCTCCTTGAAGAGGGAATACTGGGGGTGGTTTCGACCTTCCGTGAGGCCTCTGAGATTCAGAAGATCGACAGCAAGATCAGGAAGCAAATGATTTCCCGGGGG
Coding sequences within:
- a CDS encoding type II toxin-antitoxin system PemK/MazF family toxin, translated to MSLAYPNFPLRRGDIYKIKVKYTEDPTEGKERPVLVLRDERFDKITSSHTTVASGTSNSKYANYPLALKVDPKKIEGLKLDKPTFFLANLLYTIDKQKYFAGQPFIGRLSESLMKQFDVLLVLALQIDLYK
- a CDS encoding putative toxin-antitoxin system toxin component, PIN family, encoding MIKVVLDTNVLTSAILFGGKPRRILELAFRGEIQVCVSEPILEELKGVLRRPRFDFSAEVVQTILAELIGLADFVYPSQRIEVVAEDPDDNRILECALEAWADYIITGDSHLLNLMSFKDILIVAPDKLLEKLR
- a CDS encoding ribbon-helix-helix protein, CopG family, translating into MKSSTVNISFNKELLKQIDQVAEEESRSRSELIREAARGYIERKRKWKRVFDLGRIKAETKGITETDIKEEIAAYRKEKKK
- a CDS encoding XdhC family protein; its protein translation is MREIYEEILRLLTEGKKVILATVIQQVGSAPRKRGAQMLIRADGSSLGSVGGGRIEAEVLKEAKGVWTPGEAKVLAFHLTGQEVAETEMLCGGNVEVLIEPLLPGLRELYATLLEIKKRGGEVALATFIATEPLREAVGTKGLVFPDGKGLGSLRLEGDALTEARKVIKEKKVQLLPYRGGDLYLEPIFSEPTLYIFGAGHISRHLAPVANMVGFKVIVIDDRAEYANREHLPQADEIWVEKFEGVGQKIDPDRESYMVIATRGHMHDYTVLKQVLPIECRYIGMIGSRRKRDLIYQQLRQEDYTKEELGRVHAPIGLAINAETPEEIAVSIVAELIKVRAEGKPSQEKTWKV
- the yqeC gene encoding putative selenium-dependent hydroxylase accessory protein YqeC, producing MNPRVIREVNRLWEEVYPYLARYVMDLYGDQEGDVLELGPFSGGISKEFLSLSPHWKIVIAGELLELFDPLKEEIRGTTHAKRIMFKPSPLFPLVFLNQSFDLVIFRGAFFFLSPSILQEVYRVLRPEGLAILGGGYGPHTPLALIGEKAEESKRLNKLLGKRWTTKEEVARMIQEASLEEEAEISEEGGLWVILRKGKEEVGGGGDLGLAQALCLGHHEIISLVGAGGKTALLFALAEELCARGAKVITTTTTKIFEPTGEQVSYLIIEENHTRAMELVREGLSSYGHVTLAAKKFAGEKIGEVSPDLIERIDQELPIDHIIVEADGAKRLPIKAPADHEPVVPPATSLLIPMVGIDALGRPLGEEAAFRPSRIAELTGATIGDPITPQVIASLIIHPQGLIKGTPPRARVIPFLNKVETQEGLEGGREVAHEVLRNGDQRIEGVVLGRLFYRRPIVEVIRRKGTDERDL
- a CDS encoding EF2563 family selenium-dependent molybdenum hydroxylase system protein codes for the protein MDERTPLRNLLVMIKGGGEMASGVAHRLFSSHLKVFLTEIPQPLCIRREVSFCEAIFQEEKEVEGITAKHIPSPQEVYATWEEGKIPLLIDPEGTSREVMRPHVIVDAILAKRNTGTYKGDAPLVIGLGPGFWAGKDVDVVVETNRGHYLGRVIYNGPAQPDTGVPGEIAGVSAQRVVRAPRDGTFRLAKRIGDMVKRGEVIAWVEGEPMRTAIEGVIRGLLREGTEVHKGLKAGDVDPRGVRENCYTISDKARAVGGSVLEAILAHFNL
- a CDS encoding molybdopterin-binding protein, which translates into the protein MRKVKVKEAIGMVVGHDLTRIVPGEFKGAVFKKGHIIQEEDIPLLLDTGNEDIYVLELGEGELHEDEAGMRIARAIAGPGIEFSSPEEGKVSLQARWRGLLRIDIALLEGINSMGDIIVSTLHNNTPCKEGTTVAATRIIPLTIAEQRVKWVEDSCRNKKVVDILPYQLKRVGVMVTGNEVYHGRIRDSFDEMVGRKIKGYGANILEKVIVPDDPEQIASSLLRLKDMGGEVFLSTGGLSIDPGDVTKRGIEEAGAEIISYGSPVLPGAMFLYALLDGIPLLGLPACVFYYQTTIFDLIFPRVLAGEQITRKEIIRMGHGGLCLGCEVCRFPICPFGKG